The nucleotide sequence GAATACTAGATGGGGAGAGGCTTGGGTAAGAATAACAGGGGAAGTGGGAAGTTCGTggcctgtcccccacccccaccccagtcatctggttgcaaaCAAGACACTGGGTGCTCTCTGATGGGCGATTGGTCTGAGCCAACAGCAGGACCCTCCTGTGGCGGAATAGGTCAGTGCGGAAtaggctgttaaccagaaggttggtggtccgAGGCTACTCAGGGATGGCTTGggcaggattcctacattgcagggggttggattggatgacccttggggttccttccaactctacaattctatgctcctCCTGTGCAATTCTTCGGATGTTCACGCACAGCCTTGAGGTGATGCTCACCATCCTCATCCCTCCTCCGTTCGAATCACCGCTCGCCTCCGCTCAGGCCAATAGGAGGCGGCCGCTGGAGATGCAGGCGGCCGTGATTGGCTGCCGCTGTTGCCCGGGCGAcgggtggggaaggaggaggaggaggcgggtcCCCTCGGCGCTGTTTTcggtcctcctcctgcttctcgtCCGCTGGCAGCAAAGAGGGCGCCCTGGGAGGCGGCATCCTTTCCGGAGGCGGAGCGGCGAGACGGAGggaggcagcaggctggggctTGCCTCTCGGCTGCGCGACCCCCGCTCATTCCAGAGAGCCCCCAGCGCTGCAGGGAGATGGGCTGCGGCAACTCCACCGCCACCAGCGCCGGCAGCAGAGGTGAGGGGCAAAGCGAGAGGCTGGTGAAGCTGGAAGTGGGGGGCTTGGCAGCAAAGCCAGGGAGGATGCCCTGAAGGGTCTTGCGGGGCAGGAGCCCGGAGGCAGGTAATGGGAGGGCTGgattgttgaaagaggaaggtgccTGGGAAAGGAGTCAAAGGACAGATCAGcgaggaggcagaggagaaggCATGGTCTGTTCTAGAAGAAAAGGAAGATTCCCTTTGTGTGACTGTGTGTCCGGCAGGCGTCGAGGAGAGGCAGCCGCACACTTCTAGAAGTGGCTAGAAACTTCATGCCACGCTCAAGCGGGGCTGCTCTCAGGCAAGGGATGAAATGCTTGGTAGGGGCGTGCAGGCGCAATTCATTCCTGCTTGCCTCTACCcccctactactactactactactactattaccaccactacaactactactacttatttattattattgactgACGGGAATGAACAAGAAATGTGTGAGGTTCCCCCCCACCCATTCACTTACTGGAAACAGCTGAAGCTGGGAGGGAAAAGGGGGACACACACCAAGTACGCTGCTGGAATGCCATTCctgaagctgctttgcaaaaacagGCAAAGAAAAGATGTCCTGCAAAGCGATGCAGGTGTGGGATCATACATCTCTTGGCTGACAAATGCAGGGCTGGACTGCTGCGTGCCGATTTACTAGGCATGTGAATAATGTTAGGAGTGCAAAGAGGTTGGCTGGAAAGAGTTATGGTCGCTCTCTGCAGCTGACCTTTCAGCATGACTTATCCTTTATTTCAAGCTCTTTTTGTACTTGGTGGCTGATATTCCCTTCCTGAAAGGATTTGTCCTCCCCCCCTCCATAATACAAAAGGCCTTTTCTTTTCATCCACTTAAAATGCACATAACTCAGGGCGGGAACAATTGACTTTGCATTCATGCATTTGTTTTGGCACTACATCATTGCctctctgatgatgatgatgcttctgGTTTTCCATCTGTGAATGGTTCTGCTTTAAATCCGTGGATGTTAAATCATGGGAAAGTTTTTTCTGCATCAATATTTGACAAAAATGTGACCAGCATTCACCCCTTAGACGTTTTTTGCTGCCCAGTGTCGCTTGGAGTGGTTTCCAAGAGTTGTCATCCTGTCGCAGCTTGGTAGATTACTAGTGACAAGCTTCTTTTATTTTTCATGGCTGTAGATCATTTCGCATCTATGCAGCCCTATAATCAGTCCAGGAAGCACCACATGAATGCAGAAAGTTATGCTGCTGTACGGACCCTAAGATTAGGGTACCGTTTCTTAGCCATTGGAGACAGATGCTCATACCGCTCCTTCtctgtatataattttaattaagttttctgctttacaatttaagatactcattttacatctctaatatatcagtgacttcccttcttctctttctatggttcattttacatatcataaatccctgcatattttacaaaaactataccattcagtattccattattgcatccatcaaaacttgtttacactgttgaacttatcttaacgctgccagcattttcagctgtacacaattatttcccatatattcaacgTTTTCCAAtcatctttaaatgtatgttcttgttctcttagCTCATACCGCTTCTTAGTGGTCCCGAAAAATAATGCATTCAAGTGCAATTGGTACATCATTACTACTTTCATTACATTATTATGTTTATTTCCATTGCTTTGCAAATGCTTGCAGCTGTCCAGTGTTATGGGTGTTTGCTAGTATCTAAGTTCCACTGAGGTCAGTAGAACTAGCTCCTAAATGCACTTCCAGTGTTGTAacactaagactgcaatcctgcacacatttCCTAGGAGTCTgccacattgaactcaatggagcttaaCTTTTGTGTAGACACATTTAGGACTGTGCTCCTGAGGAAGTTTGGATGTGCCTTTGATAgtctctaacccaggggtcagcaacctttttcagccgtgggccggtccaccatccctcagaccttgtgggaggccgaactatatttttttgggtgtgtgtgtgtgtgtgaacgaattcctatgccccacaaataacccagagatgcattttaaataaaagcacatgttctactcatgtaaaaacacactgattctggTAGAGGACCACTGGTTTAGGTCAGCTTTTCCCAACCttatgtcctccagatgttttgggctccaacttccatggCCTCAGCCAGCATTGACCGTGGAGCTGACAAatgtatgcatgtttactcagaagtaggtcccaatGGTGCTGACTCCCGtgcatagaattgtagccttGGAAACAGGAGGGCTCTAGTCCAATTCATACAGTTGGGTTGACTTTCATTATGCATAGGCTTGCACTGAATGACTATATTCTCATGAGCAAAGGTGGAGATTCTTGGGTACTCCTGCAGGAAAGTGTATTTATAATTACGCTTCTTTAGTGTTCATGCCTGCCATATATACTCAACTTCCTTTATCCAAAAGAAAATGATTTTGTCTATTGAAAATATGTGAGAAGAAATTCTGAGAGTTCTCTCTTGCTTAGACTGCATATACAGGTAGCTTGTTGCTGTCGAAGCAAATATTTTCCCATACCCTCAGTAGAAAAAGTATTAAAAATCAGGTTGTTTTTCAAAAGGTATTTGCACCAGATGCCTAAGATTCACGCTACAGTTAGCTACTTTCACCTGAACACTGAACTATCCTGGGCTCATTTTGTGATATCAGGTAGCACGGGTTTTGTGGTAAATAAAAACTAAAACTGAAATTAAAACTAACTGGTGctgagagttacaggtgggtagccgtgttggtctgccatagtaccAGTGTCCataggactcaacatggacactgg is from Lacerta agilis isolate rLacAgi1 chromosome 10, rLacAgi1.pri, whole genome shotgun sequence and encodes:
- the C10H12orf75 gene encoding overexpressed in colon carcinoma 1 protein, which translates into the protein MESAAIVEAAAGDAGGRDWLPLLPGRRVGKEEEEAGPLGAVFGPPPASRPLAAKRAPWEAASFPEAERRDGGRQQAGACLSAARPPLIPESPQRCREMGCGNSTATSAGSRDTAGTAIDVTEESVSEDDKRRNYGGVYVGLPADAATKISTQSKKASQGAS